GCGGGCGGTCGCGGCCGGCTGCGAGGTGGTGCTGCCGGTGCAACTGATGTTCTGGGGCGACCGCTATGGCCAGCTCCGCGACCCGTACGGCTTCCTGTGGTCGATCGCCACGACGCCCAAGGCCTGAGGCGCCGGAGAAGGGGACCACCATGTTCAGGATCATCGCCATCGTCGTCGTCGTCGCGATCGTCGCCCTGCTGGGCTACGCGGTGACCAAGCCCGACACCTTCCACGTCGCCCGTTCGATCGTGATCAAGGCTCCGCCGGAAAAGATCTACGCCCTGCTCGACGACTTCCATGCGTGGAGGGGTTGGTCGCCCTACGAGAAGCTCGACCCGGCCATGACCCGCACCTATGGCGGTCCGGCCCGAGGGCTGGGCGCGACCTACGCCTGGACCGGGAACGGCAAGGCCGGCGCCGGGCGCATGGCGATCGTCGAGGCCGCCGCGCCGTCGAAGCTGCAGATCAGCCTGGACTTCACCAAGCCGTTCGCGGCCCACAATGTGGCGATCTTCACCCTGGCGCCCGAAGGCGACGCCACCCGCGTCACCTGGGCCATGGACGGACCCTCGCCCTTCTTCTTCAAGCTCATGGACGTGGTCTTCAACATGGACCGGATGTTGGGCAAGGACTTCGAGGCGGGCCTGGCCGACCTCAAAGCCAAGGCCGAGGCCTAGCGCGGCCCTGGCGGGGGCTCAGGTCTCCGCCAGAATCAGCACCATCACTCCGTCCGCCGAGCCGTCGCGCAGAATGGGGGCCAGCGACAGCTCGACCGGGCGTTCCTCGCCGGCCTTGACCAGCAGGGCCGTCTCGACGCTCGCGGCGGAACCGCCCTGCAGCACCTTTTCCAGCGCCAGGGTGAGGGCGCGGCGATCGGCGGGACGGACGATGTCGGTCAGACGGCAGTCGAGCAGTTCGACGCGGGAGAACCCCGACAGATGCAGGAAGTCGTCGTCCATCTCGGCCAGCACGCCCCGGATGTTCAGCCGGGCCACGGCCAGTCGGGGCGCGGCGGCGGTCGCCGCCCGCATGGCCCGCGCATGGCGCAGGCGATTGCGCAGGTTATGCTCCTCGGTGCGGTTGGCGAACAGGGCCGCCACGCCGCCGGGATAGGGGAAGACGCGAACCCCGTAGCAACGGCCGGGCTGGACGGTGGAGTCGGCCTCGAACTCGACCGCCTCGCCCGTGCGCAGCACGCGGCGCATCTGTTCGGCGATCACCGCTTGGGTCGGCAGGGGGAACAGCTCGCCCCAGCTGGCCCCGACCAGTTGGCTGGCGCTGCGGCCGACCAGGGCCTCGAACACCGGATTGACCTTGGTGACCCGCAAGGTCGGGTCCAGGGCGATGAAGCCCTCGGCCATGTGCTCGAGCAGAGCTTCGCGACAGGTCTCGACGAGGCGCACCTCCTCGCTGCCGCCGGCCGTCGGCGTGTCGTTCCAACTGGCGTAGCGGTCGGCCGAAAGCAGTACGACGCGTGGGCGGCCGTGGTGGGTGATGATGACCGGGCTGATCAGAGCAGCGTCCTGCCACTGGCCGAAATTGCGGCTGACCTCGCCAGCCGTGGCCTGTGTAGCGGGAACGTCGTTTTTCATGGCCACCCCAGAAAATACGGAGAATCCGACTTCTCCGCTTAAGAAGCGACTTGGCTGTTACGCGCCTCTACTTTTGCGACGCTATCATCGCGTGGGTTGAGCCACAACAAAGCTAACCACCCCTTGGGCGAGACAGGCTGTCGCCGTGAAGTGCGGAAATTACGTATTTTCCGGGTAAACTCGGCTGCATCCAAGCTGGCGCCATCCTGATCCCGCAATCTTCACGGGAGAGAAGGGCGCCATGGAACGGGCCAACCAAAAGCAGACGACGAATCAGCGCTTCGCGAAGGACCAGTCCGGAGCGACGGCGGTGGAGTTCGCTTTTCTCGCCCCGGTGCTGATCTTCATCATGATGGGGATCACCGGCTACGGCGGCTATTTCTGGATGTCGCACTCGGTGCAGCAACTGGCCAACGATGCGGCCAGGGCGGCGATTCCGGGAACGACCGCCGCCGAACGCGCCAGCCTGGCCAAGGGCGTCGTCGCCGCCAGCGCCAGCGACGCCCAGCTGATCCCGGCCAAGGTCTCGACCGTGGTGGCCGAGCGCGACGGCCGCCTGACCGTGGCGGTGACCTACGACGCGGCCCAATCCTTCGCCTACGCCGTGCGCGGCATCACGCCGATGCCGCCGGAGCAGATCCGCCGCAAGGCCGCCGTGCAACTGGGAGGCTATTGAGCGTCCCATGCGTGGTTCGTGGCGTTGGTTCAAGGCGGACTTCGGACGGGATCGTCGCGGCGGGGTGGCGGTGATCACCGCCGCGTCCCTGACGATGATCCTGGCCCTGGCCGCCCTGGCGGTCGACATGGGCTGGATCTATCTGCAGAGCCGTCGGCTGCAGGGCGTCGCCGATCTGGCCGCCATGTCGGCGGCCAACGACATCAGCCGCGCCCAGGTCGCGGCCGAGGCGACCGTGGCGGCCAATGGCGACGGCTGGCGCACGCCGCCGAAGACCACGATCACCCTGGGGCGATACACCCGCGACGCCGCCATTCCGGTCGACAAGCGGTTCCAGCCGACCGCGCTGGATCCCGACGCGGTCAAGGTTTCGGTCGGCAGCGAGGCCGAGCTGTTCTTCGGCGGGGCGCTTCTGGGCAAGGCCTCGGTGCCGATCCGTCGCCAGGCGACGGCCGCGCGGGCCGACGTGGCCGGCTTCTCGATCGGCTCGCGCCTGCTGAGCCTGAAGGGCGGCATGGTCAACAGCCTGCTCGGCGACCTGACGGGCAGCCAGGTCAATCTGTCGGTGATGGACTACAACGCCCTGGCCGACGCCGACGTCAGCCTGTTCAAGTATCTCGATGCGGTCGCCACGCGCGCCAACGTCAAGGCCGCGACCTATGACCAGGTGCTGCAGACCAAGCTGACCACCGGACAGGCGCTGCAGGCCCTGGCCGACACCCTGGCCGCGGCCGGCGAGTCCCAGGCCGCCTCGGCCACGCGGACGCTGGCCCTGTCGGCGGGCGACCGGACGGCAGCGCATCTGAGCGCCGTGGCGTCGGTCGGACCGTACGGCGCCCAGGACCACGTGTCCGGCGGCGCGGCGGCCACCGTGTCGCTCACCGCGATGGACCTGGCCCAGGCGCTCCTGCAGGCCGGCCAGGGCGATCGCCAGGTCAAGTTGGACCTGGGAACCAGCGTGCCCGGCCTGGTCGACACCGACGTCTGGCTGGCGATCGGCGAGCCGATGAACAACGCGCCCTACATGACCGTCACCCAGAACAAGACCGTGGTCGTGCGCACCAGCCAGGCGAGGGTCTATGTCGACGCCAAGCTCCTGGGATCGGGCCTGCTGGGGGGCCTGGCCCAGGTGCGCCTGCCGATCCTGGTCGAGCTGGCGTCCGGCGAGGCGCGGCTCAAGGAGATCGACTGCGGACACAAGGCCGCCTCGCTGGAGGTCAAGCCCAGCATCGGCTCGCTGAAGATCGGCGACATCGACCTGAACACGCTGGACGACTTCAAGCGGCCCCTGACGGTGGGGCCCGCCCAACTGGTCAAGGCGCCCCTGTTCACGGTGAGCGGCAAGTCCAACGTCGCGATTGGCGGCGCGGCCTGGCAGACCGTGGCGTTCAGCGACGCCGACGTGAAGGCCCACGCGGTCAAGACGGTGAAGACCAACGACACCCTGACCTCGACCACGGCCTCGCTGCTGTCCGACCTCGACCTGAATGTCGACTTCCTCAACCTGATCCATGTGGGCCTGGGCGACAGCGCGATCCTGGCGGCGCTGAAGCCGCTGCTGACCGCCGCCGCCGCGCCCCTGGACGGGGTGATCAACTCGCTGACCGATATGCTGGGCCTGGGCGTCGGCGAGGCCGACGTGCGGATGAACGGCCTGCGATGCGGCGTCGCCGCCCTGGTCGCCTGATGACCGCGACATTGTTTTCAACGCGCATGCATGGAGTAACGCGATGAGCGCCCTCGACTGGCCCGGCCTGGAATCGCTGGAGTTCGACGCCCCCCAGCGCGCCTTCGGCCGCAAGGGGGAGGCGCCGGCTCAGTCGGTCGAGCATTCGCTGTTGCACGAGCCGGCCCCGCCGCTGGACATCCGCGCCCGGCTGCACACGATCTGCGCGCTCTACGCCAACGCCCGCTCGCCCGCCCAGCGCGTGGCCCTGCTGGAGCAGCTGGAGGGCATGGCCCTGGAGGCCGCCCACCTGCTGGCCGTGGACCTGCTGCGCAACGGCTGGCGACCGGACTGACGTCTCAGCAGTCGAGGAACTTCACCTCCGAGGCGGCGTGGCGCATGTCGCTGGGCGTGAAGAGGCTGGACAGACCCAGCAGCGCCGGGCGGCCGGGCATGCGAAACACCGGCAGGTCGGCCAGATAGGAACTCATCCGCCCCTTGGCCCGGTAGCGCCGCGCGAAGGCCTCCAGGTCCAGCAACTCGTCGATCGCCTCGAGCAGGGGGCTGTTGAGGAACACGCCGCCGCGCGCCGCGAACAGCAGGGCCATGTCGCCGGCGAAGCCGCCCAGCAGGCCGCTGAAGATCGAGATCGCTTCGCGCGCCTGGGCGTCGCCGGCGCGCGCCCGATCTATGACAACGTTGTCATTTTCGGGCGCGGCAAGAGGATTTCCGTCACCGACCAAAGCGCAATGGATGTCGCTCAGGCCTTCCTTGGACAGCAGCCGTTCGGCGGAGACGTCGCCACGCCGGGCGCGGACGGCCGAGAAGATCGGCGCCTCACGGGCCTCGACCGGGCAGAAGTCCATGTGGCCGCCCTCGCTGGGCACCGCCAGCCAGCCGTCGCCGCGTAGAGGGGCCAGGCCGGCCACGCCCAGGCCGATGTCGGGACCCAGCACGGCGATGGCGCCGTTGCGGGCCGCCTTGCCGGGATGGATCACGCTCAGCTTCGCCTCGGCGACCTTGGGCGCGCCCATGGCGCAGGCCGTGAAGTCATTGACCAGATAGACCCTGGGGGTGCGCAGGACGTGACGCAGCCAGGTCAGCGACACGCTCATGCCGGTGTTGGTCAGGGTCACCGCGCCCTCGATCTCCGGGCCAGCGGCGCTGACCGCCGCGCCCACCAGTTCGTTCGGACCCAGTTCGGCCAGGACCGCCTTGAGGCTCGCTTCCAGCTCCCGCGAGGTGGCGCCGGGCAGGACGCGGTGCTCGCCGGGCGTGTCGCCGGGGCGAGCCAGGGCGATGATCAGGTCGCGACCGGTCACGTCGGCCAACAGCGCTACGCCGTGGGTCATCAGGCAGTCCTTTTCGTTTCCTCGATAGGCCGGTCTTCGCCGGTTGGAGACCATCATAGCGCGGGCCGGTTACTCGCAAAATAACCGTGTTCTGCCTGCGGTTCCCCGGCGCGGCGTCTGGGGATAACCGGGGCTGGCGCCTTGGTCAGCGGTAAATAAACCCTTTCGTTGCACCGCCGATTAAGGTCGCCGCGCGTTGGTACGGGTATGTCGAAGTTTGGTTCTGACGGGGCTTTCGACCGGCGCGCCGGTCCCCGAACCGCGATGCAACATCCCGGGAAGGTGCTGTGCGGCGCCTTCGCGTGGGATTGCATCGTGCGTGACCAATCCGACACCGGCCTGCGTATCCAGATGCTGTCCAGCGCCACGCCGCCGGGCAATGTCCAGCTGGTCGATCTGGCCAGCGGCTACGCCCATGACGTGAAGGTGGTCTGGCAGAAGGACCGCGAGTTCGGCCTGAAGATCGTCAAGAGCCACGACCTGCGCGGCCTGGCGCCGTCCGCCCTGCAGACGGCCAAGCGCATGTGGCAGGCCAGCCAGGGCCGGGTCTCGGCCAGCTAGAGGGCAGGGCCGCGCGACCCAGCACGAATTCCCTTCATGGGTGTATTTCGTATTGACTCAACCAAGTGGTTTGAACAACCTTCGCGACGACCTCAGGTGGTGGCGCGCCTTTCCGCGCACCGCGTCACGAGGTCGACCGCCGGAAGGTACGAGCCATGTCGACGCCCCAGACCGCGCAGGTCTACATCACCAACACCACCGACGGTAACGCGGCGATCACGCTGTGGCACAACAACTCCGACTACGGGACCGAGAGCGGCTCGTGGACGGCGGGACCGGGCCAGACGGTCGGTCCGCTGACCGTGCATTTCAAGACGGGCTTCGGCTCGTGGACGGTGCTCGACTACTGGGCCTGCGAGATCAACGTGACCAGCGGCTCGACGCCGGGTCTCTACGAGAGCAGCGGCGTCCTACAGTACAGCGACTGGAAGGAATGCCAGCTGCAGGGCAAGGACGCCGGCAAGAACCTGACCTTCACGGTCAACAGCCAGACCTTCGTCATCAACCTGGACTCCGGCGGCACCTCGACGCCGATGAACCCGGTCGACCAGGTGACCGCCCAGGCCTACGTCACCAACAACACCGACGGCAACGCGATCATCACGCTGTGGCACAACAACAGCACCGACGGCACGCAGTGCGGCACGTGGACCGCCGCGCCGGGCCAGCAGGTCGGCCCGCTGACGGTCGCGTTCCGGCTGGGCCTGGATGTGGCCCTGGTGCTGGACTATTGGGCCCTGAAGCTGGTGGTGCAGGACGGCTCGACCCCGGGCGTCTACCAGAGCGCGGGCTCGGCGATCGACAATCTCTGGAAGGAATGCCAGCTGCAGTCGGCGGACGCCGGCCAGAACCTGGGTTTCACGGTCGACGCCAACACCTTCACGATCAACCTGCCCTCGGGCGGCACGTCGACGTCGATGACCCGGACCGGTCCCTATGCGGTGGTCGACAACGTCTTCGTGCTGATGCTGGAGAACCACTCGTTCGACAACATGTTCGCCCTGTCCGGCATTCCGGGCATCACGGCGGCCACCCCATCGGACAGCAACAGCTATAACGGCGCGCCCTACTATGTCGGCGGCTCGGCCCCGTCGGCCATGCCGACCGATCCGGGCCACGAGTTCGCCGACACCGTCGAGCAGCTGTGCGGGCAGGGGGCCGTCCACACGCCCTGGCAGCCCTACAACCAGCCGATCAACAACAGCGGCTTCGTCGCCAACTACGCCACGACCACCACCGAGATCACCTCGGGCAATCCCAGCCTGCCGACGGCGTCGGAATACGGCGACGTCATGCTGTGTTTCGACACGCCGACCCAACTGCCGGTGATCTACCAGCTGGCCACCACCTTCGCCCTCTGCGACCAGTGGCACGCCTCCATCCCCGGCCCGACCTGGCCCAACCGGTTCTTCGTGCACGGGGCCTCGTCGGCGGGCTGGGCGGACTCGCCCGGGGCGCTCCAGATCGGCCAGTGGATCGCGCCCCTGGGCGGGGGCTTCACCTATCCCAGCGGTTCGTCGCTCTTCGACAAGGTCGTGGCCAACAACCAGCAATGGCGCATCTACGCCGACGAGAGCGGTCCGATCGCCGGCGGCGTGCCCCAGGTGGCGGCGCTGAAGAACATCGTGTGGAAGTACAACACCGAGTCCTTCTCGTCGTTCGCCTCGGACGTCCAGGGGCCGTACCCTTACGCCTACACCTTCATCGAGCCCAACTACGGCGACGTGACCAGCGGCGACTACGAGGGCGGGTCTTCACAGCATCCCATGGACTCGACGGCTGGCGGCGAGGGGCTGATCAAGGCGACCTACGAGGCGATCCGCAATTCACCGGTCTGGAACCGCAGCCTGCTGATCATCACCTATGACGAGCACGGCGGCTTCTACGACTCCGTGGCCCCGGGACCCGCCCCGCCGCCGAACGACGGCAGCCCGCAGGACCTGTCGATCAATTCGGGCGGCTTCCTGTTCGATAACTACGGCGTGCGGGTGCCCGCGGTGATCGTCTCGCCGCTGATCGCCCAGGGCGTCGTCGACAACACCCTCTACGACCACGCCTCGGTCTCGGCGACGCTGCAGGCGCTGTTCGGCCTGACCCCGATGACCCAGCGCGACGCCGGCGCCAACAACGTCTTGTCCCTGCTGTCGCTGTCGACCCCGCGCACGGACTGTCCGACCGTGCTGAACAATCCGGCCAGTCTGGCGGTGGCCGCGCCCCGGGCCGCCGTCGCGGCGACCTCGGCCGACGCGCCCTTGCCCGAGGAGGGCAATGTCCACGGTTTCCTGCAGATCCTGGCCAAGACCGACATCGCGCTGACGCGCGGCGATCCGGCCGAGAGCGCCGCGATCCAGGCCCGCGTGGCGGCGATCAAGACCGCCGGCGAGGCCGAGGCCTACGCCAAGGAGGTGTCGGCCAAGGCCAGCCTGGCCGGGGCCAGCCGCCGCGCCGCGGTCGCGCCGCCGCGCCTGGCGACATGACGCCCAAAACGATCGAGCCCCGGCGAGGGATCGCCGGGGCTCGAACGGACTAGCTACTGTTCTTGCCGGCCTTAGGCGGCGGCGTCGGCCCGGGCGGCTTCTTCAGCCATCGCGCGGACCAGATCGAGCACTTGGCGACGTACGCGACCACGGCCGATCTTCGGGAACACTTCGGCCAGTTCCAGACCCTCGGGGGTGGTCAGGAATTCCTGGACGATACGTTCGGCCTGTTGGCCGATCTCGTCGCCGTCCGAACCGTCCATCGGGTCGGCCAGGCCGTCGAAGAAGAACGACACCGGGACCTGCAGGGTCTTGGCGATCTCATACAGCTTGGAGGCGCTCACGCGGTTGGCGCCACGCTCGTACTTCTGCACCTGCTGGAAGGTCAGGCCCAGCGAGTCGGCCAGTTGTTCCTGGCTGACGCCCAGAAGCTTGCGACGCATACGGACACGGCCACCGACGTGCAGGTCCACGGGGTTCGGGCGCCGGCCCTCGGTTTCTTCGCTCAAGTTTCGCCTCCAAAGGTTGTCCGCTTACCATGCCACGTCCAACACGTTCATGGAACGTTGGGCAGGCAAAGCGCGGCGTTAGGTCGCTGAGGTTTAGCTTATTAACCCCAAGCTCACGCTAACGCACGGAGGTACACGCCCAGATCTAGGCGATTTCCAGGCAAAATTGTTTCAGTAGCGCTGCAATGCCTAGACGTTGAGTCGGTCCGTCGGCGGGTTGGC
The window above is part of the Caulobacter soli genome. Proteins encoded here:
- a CDS encoding PilZ domain-containing protein is translated as MSKFGSDGAFDRRAGPRTAMQHPGKVLCGAFAWDCIVRDQSDTGLRIQMLSSATPPGNVQLVDLASGYAHDVKVVWQKDREFGLKIVKSHDLRGLAPSALQTAKRMWQASQGRVSAS
- a CDS encoding SRPBCC family protein codes for the protein MFRIIAIVVVVAIVALLGYAVTKPDTFHVARSIVIKAPPEKIYALLDDFHAWRGWSPYEKLDPAMTRTYGGPARGLGATYAWTGNGKAGAGRMAIVEAAAPSKLQISLDFTKPFAAHNVAIFTLAPEGDATRVTWAMDGPSPFFFKLMDVVFNMDRMLGKDFEAGLADLKAKAEA
- a CDS encoding PAS domain-containing protein — translated: MKNDVPATQATAGEVSRNFGQWQDAALISPVIITHHGRPRVVLLSADRYASWNDTPTAGGSEEVRLVETCREALLEHMAEGFIALDPTLRVTKVNPVFEALVGRSASQLVGASWGELFPLPTQAVIAEQMRRVLRTGEAVEFEADSTVQPGRCYGVRVFPYPGGVAALFANRTEEHNLRNRLRHARAMRAATAAAPRLAVARLNIRGVLAEMDDDFLHLSGFSRVELLDCRLTDIVRPADRRALTLALEKVLQGGSAASVETALLVKAGEERPVELSLAPILRDGSADGVMVLILAET
- a CDS encoding glucokinase, whose product is MTHGVALLADVTGRDLIIALARPGDTPGEHRVLPGATSRELEASLKAVLAELGPNELVGAAVSAAGPEIEGAVTLTNTGMSVSLTWLRHVLRTPRVYLVNDFTACAMGAPKVAEAKLSVIHPGKAARNGAIAVLGPDIGLGVAGLAPLRGDGWLAVPSEGGHMDFCPVEAREAPIFSAVRARRGDVSAERLLSKEGLSDIHCALVGDGNPLAAPENDNVVIDRARAGDAQAREAISIFSGLLGGFAGDMALLFAARGGVFLNSPLLEAIDELLDLEAFARRYRAKGRMSSYLADLPVFRMPGRPALLGLSSLFTPSDMRHAASEVKFLDC
- a CDS encoding alkaline phosphatase family protein codes for the protein MSTPQTAQVYITNTTDGNAAITLWHNNSDYGTESGSWTAGPGQTVGPLTVHFKTGFGSWTVLDYWACEINVTSGSTPGLYESSGVLQYSDWKECQLQGKDAGKNLTFTVNSQTFVINLDSGGTSTPMNPVDQVTAQAYVTNNTDGNAIITLWHNNSTDGTQCGTWTAAPGQQVGPLTVAFRLGLDVALVLDYWALKLVVQDGSTPGVYQSAGSAIDNLWKECQLQSADAGQNLGFTVDANTFTINLPSGGTSTSMTRTGPYAVVDNVFVLMLENHSFDNMFALSGIPGITAATPSDSNSYNGAPYYVGGSAPSAMPTDPGHEFADTVEQLCGQGAVHTPWQPYNQPINNSGFVANYATTTTEITSGNPSLPTASEYGDVMLCFDTPTQLPVIYQLATTFALCDQWHASIPGPTWPNRFFVHGASSAGWADSPGALQIGQWIAPLGGGFTYPSGSSLFDKVVANNQQWRIYADESGPIAGGVPQVAALKNIVWKYNTESFSSFASDVQGPYPYAYTFIEPNYGDVTSGDYEGGSSQHPMDSTAGGEGLIKATYEAIRNSPVWNRSLLIITYDEHGGFYDSVAPGPAPPPNDGSPQDLSINSGGFLFDNYGVRVPAVIVSPLIAQGVVDNTLYDHASVSATLQALFGLTPMTQRDAGANNVLSLLSLSTPRTDCPTVLNNPASLAVAAPRAAVAATSADAPLPEEGNVHGFLQILAKTDIALTRGDPAESAAIQARVAAIKTAGEAEAYAKEVSAKASLAGASRRAAVAPPRLAT
- a CDS encoding helix-turn-helix domain-containing protein, coding for MSEETEGRRPNPVDLHVGGRVRMRRKLLGVSQEQLADSLGLTFQQVQKYERGANRVSASKLYEIAKTLQVPVSFFFDGLADPMDGSDGDEIGQQAERIVQEFLTTPEGLELAEVFPKIGRGRVRRQVLDLVRAMAEEAARADAAA
- a CDS encoding TadE/TadG family type IV pilus assembly protein; the encoded protein is MERANQKQTTNQRFAKDQSGATAVEFAFLAPVLIFIMMGITGYGGYFWMSHSVQQLANDAARAAIPGTTAAERASLAKGVVAASASDAQLIPAKVSTVVAERDGRLTVAVTYDAAQSFAYAVRGITPMPPEQIRRKAAVQLGGY
- a CDS encoding TadG family pilus assembly protein, encoding MRGSWRWFKADFGRDRRGGVAVITAASLTMILALAALAVDMGWIYLQSRRLQGVADLAAMSAANDISRAQVAAEATVAANGDGWRTPPKTTITLGRYTRDAAIPVDKRFQPTALDPDAVKVSVGSEAELFFGGALLGKASVPIRRQATAARADVAGFSIGSRLLSLKGGMVNSLLGDLTGSQVNLSVMDYNALADADVSLFKYLDAVATRANVKAATYDQVLQTKLTTGQALQALADTLAAAGESQAASATRTLALSAGDRTAAHLSAVASVGPYGAQDHVSGGAAATVSLTAMDLAQALLQAGQGDRQVKLDLGTSVPGLVDTDVWLAIGEPMNNAPYMTVTQNKTVVVRTSQARVYVDAKLLGSGLLGGLAQVRLPILVELASGEARLKEIDCGHKAASLEVKPSIGSLKIGDIDLNTLDDFKRPLTVGPAQLVKAPLFTVSGKSNVAIGGAAWQTVAFSDADVKAHAVKTVKTNDTLTSTTASLLSDLDLNVDFLNLIHVGLGDSAILAALKPLLTAAAAPLDGVINSLTDMLGLGVGEADVRMNGLRCGVAALVA